From a single Rutidosis leptorrhynchoides isolate AG116_Rl617_1_P2 chromosome 5, CSIRO_AGI_Rlap_v1, whole genome shotgun sequence genomic region:
- the LOC139848419 gene encoding uncharacterized protein isoform X1: MSNNLHLQIAEIIIYNCYSKILTSSTDSVVIMLLIIILDMEDHVSIHKVVEYLEYEDVNPMSVPPQAHRLESLMQRSPTGINSSPLGCSVKTKSYLNVVLDLKLIKE, from the exons ATGTCGAATAATCTTCATTTGCAGATCGCGG AAATCATCATCTACAATTGTTATTCAAAG ATTCTGACGTCGTCTACTGATTCTGTGGTAATTATGTTGCTGATCATAATAC TAGACATGGAAGATCATGTTAGTATCCATAAGGTAGTGGAATATTTGGAATATGAAGATGTAAACCCTATGTCTGTTCCACCTCAAGCGCATCGTCTGGAATCTCTCATGCAAAGGTCTCCTACAGGTATTAATTCATCTCCTCTAGGATGTTCTGTGAAAACAAAATCTTATTTGAACGTTGTGTTAGACCTAAAGTTAATAAAAGAGTGA
- the LOC139848419 gene encoding uncharacterized protein isoform X2 translates to MSNNLHLQIAEIIIYNCYSKILTSSTDSVVIMLLIIILDMEDHVSIHKVVEYLEYEDVNPMSVPPQAHRLESLMQRSPTAHVIVACFF, encoded by the exons ATGTCGAATAATCTTCATTTGCAGATCGCGG AAATCATCATCTACAATTGTTATTCAAAG ATTCTGACGTCGTCTACTGATTCTGTGGTAATTATGTTGCTGATCATAATAC TAGACATGGAAGATCATGTTAGTATCCATAAGGTAGTGGAATATTTGGAATATGAAGATGTAAACCCTATGTCTGTTCCACCTCAAGCGCATCGTCTGGAATCTCTCATGCAAAGGTCTCCTACAG CTCATGTGATAGTGGCGTGTTTCTTTTAG